The genomic interval ttatattgtatcaaaatttcatgcatttatttgtaaaattaaggaagttattagaaattgaaagccatcagtgacttttggaacaccctatatatatatatatacacatatatatatatggacatctCATCAGACTCTAATGGCAATGGATGTATACCTCTTCTAACTCCACAGTTTGAAGAGGTATATGCCCATTGCCATTAGAGTCTGACAAGTCGTCCATAAAGCTAAGCACttcatggatgtgaaaccattggtcactctgcgaccggacatagacttaactgcacataaatacattactgctctatgctttagactgtgcttcttttttggatatatgatacactgactatatatatatatatatatatatatatatatNNNNNNNNNNNNNNNNNNNNNNNNNNNNNNNNNNNNNNNNNNNNNNNNNNNNNNNNNNNNNNNNNNNNNNNNNNNNNNNNNNNNNNNNNNNNNNNNNNNNNNNNNNNNNNNNNNNNNNNNNNNNNNNNNNNNNNNNNNNNNNNNNNNNNNNNNNNNNNNNNNNNNNNNNNNNNNNNNNNNNNNNNNNNNNNNNNNNNNNNNNNNNNNNNNNNNNNNNNNNNNNNNNNNNNNNNNNNNNNNNNNNNNNNNNNNNNNNNNNNNNNNNNNNNNNNNNNNNNNNNNNNNNNNNNNNNNNNNNNNNNNNNNNNNNNNNNNNNNNNNNNNNNNNNNNNNNNNNNNNNNNNNNNNNNNNNNNNNNNNNNNNNNNNNNNNNNNNNNNNNNNNNNNNNNNNNNNNNNNNNNNNNNNNNNNNNNNNNNNNNNNNNNNNNNNNNNNNNNNNNNNNNNNNNNNNNNNNNNNNNNNNNNNNNNNNNNNNNNNNNNNNNNNNNNNNNNNNNNNNNNNNNNNNNNNNNNNNNNNNNNNNNNNatatatatatatatatatatatatatatatatatataagtaaaggaTCTGCAAAAGGatgatatttattttccattaactTTTAAATGGTTTGGTCTAGAGAAAGGGACATAGCCTTCACAAGTTCTTGAGGACCAGTGAGATTGATGCACCTGATTATTTTCTTGAACAGCTACAACAAAGAATGTAAGCTCTCCAAATTCAAGTATTTGAGTTGGTATGTAAGACTAAAAGTGAAAATTAgtgttgttatttaactccaCATCAGGCATGACTGAGCAGATCTGTGATCATTCCATCTTTTGTTTAAGGACCACATTTATCCTTCCTTGCACATGTCCTCTTTTACCTTCAAGTCAGTAAGGTGTGATCTGAGGAAGATCTTACAAcaatttcttgcaggttgagagACTGTGCAGAGAATCATTTCATTAGCTTCAATGAACTGAAAACTGTCTTTCTTGTTTTATTAGTTCATTCTGGAAAAGGTGGGGAAGTATCCATGACCTTCGCAAGCCTTCTGGGATCATTGAGACTGATGGCATTAACATTCCACTTAAACTGTTGCATGATGACAACTGCAGAAAGATGTACAGGAAAAGAATTCCAGTGTACTGAGATTCTGGAAAGGAAGAGTTATGGAGAGTGGCTAGTGAGGAATGGAGGCTGGACACTATATGAGTAAAGAGAGGAGTGGAGGATGAATAAATTGAGAATAGCTGAGTAGAGGTGACACAAGATCACCTAATGCTGAGGAGCAGAAGCCATAAAAAAATTGAGAGATTAGACAGCACATCCATGGTCCAAAAACTGGACTGCATTTGTGAGTGACTTTATACCATTCAGTTCTGTGGTCTATTCCTGGATGCGATCCAACATATTTATGCTACACCATCCCAGTTGAGACACATTACCAGTAGTTTATAACCAAGtaaatgattttttaattttattttaattagataGGCCAGGAATGATTTCATTTGGAATAATTAAATTCTTGGAGAGATTAATGAGTTGAGTTGAAGCAGGTATATAATAATAAGCTTAGAAGAGCATTTGTATTATATGGTTTAAGATGTATTATCAATGGGTTAGCTCTATAACAAATGCAAGTAATAGTCTAACGcagaataaatttgtattttatttcgaGACAATAGTCGGTAACTGAGATACTTTCTACCTCTAAAGAAGAAATTTGATCTAAAGTACCTAAAGTAACTGCCATTTAGTGAAGATTCGTTATTAtcacaaagaaaatatgaaaaactggGGCtgattgaaattaaatatttcaactaaatacatgaaaacaataaataaaagaatgttacTACCACTTAGCAGTGTGgcaaagagagactgatagaataattacagaCTTATAGTTAGTACTGGAgctaatttgttcaactaaaaacttacatgtggtgctccagtatggccacaatctaatgactgaaacaaataagagagtgaaataataaacaacattctTTCATCTGAAAGTGTTTCAATTGTTAATATGCATTTGTATTATTCTTCACTCTCACTTTATGCCAAGCATATTTAGCTTcttaaaaagacacacacaagatTAAGTCAATCTATTCCATTTCTAACACCACAccaacataaaattatataacatacCTCCATTGTAAGAATATCAGGTTTAGCAGTAACTCCATATGGTTTCAGATCCAAATCACCAATACTCCTTGTCATGGCTAAACGGCCATTGACATGTGATCGTCCTAAACTGTTCAAAGAAATAAAACCGCCACACTTTTTGATGCGAGAAGCTTCTTCCTCAACTTCAGGATCATGGTCTTGAGTCAGACGAACTGCTTTTCCCTGTCGGCAAAGAATAGCACAACTGTCACCAACATGCCCTATCACCAATCCAACACTGTTTTTCAGTAAACATACAGTAGCTGTTGTCCCACAATGGAAATTggaagaacctacaagaatacataacattaaaataagcaataattataaaaaacacCAAAGGCTGAAATTACAAATGACACCTAAGTATTAACCTATTTTACGATAATCATGAAAACTATACcaaccatggctgtgtggttaagatgtttactttgcatctacatggtttcaggttcaatcctgctgtacagcaccttgggcaaatgtcttctaccagaAGCTGGGGTTGgccaatgccttatgaatgaatttggtagatggaaagtgtagaaacctgtcatgtgtgtgtgtgtgtgtgtgtatgtgtgtgtgtgtgtgtatgtgtgtgtgtgtgtctttgtctctctccaacactgcttgacaaccagtgttggtttgtttacatctctaaagcttagcagttcagcctaagagactgatagaataagtatcagacataAAAATAACTATTAGGGCTAAATTTTTTCAACTAAAGCTCCTCAAGGTAATATCCCAGAACGATGATAGTAGTCTTATGGTCCAAGAAAGAGGTTGTGCAATTTTTTGCTGGACAcctgcataaatgatttgtttatagcgactAAATGTATGTGCTGCGCATttgctcactccttccatcaaatcgatgttgcctgaacagtTGCACAGCATACAACACATCAAGTGCTGGAATAATcgcaaagcaacatgaaatgtagtgttttgctcaagaacacaaagcactacctggtccaggaattgaaaccatgaccttgCAATCgagagtccaacactctaaccaccaaATCATGCACCCTCGACAATGCCCCagtatgtaaaagataaatgatataccTTCACaagtttgttcatttgttttgaaGATCAGACAGATCTTTTGCAAATTACAAATATCTTAATCTTATCATATACCTTTTATACTTTAATTATTAATCTGAACACTTTCAGATCAACCAAGTTTTCTTTGTTCATACTATTCTGataaatatctatgcatacaggcatagctatgttgttatgaagcttgtttcccagtaatatggttttgggttcagtcccacagcatggcatctttggcaagtatcttctactatagcctaggggcaaacaaaactttgtgagtgaattggtagacaaaaactgaaagaatcctatgtgtgtgtgtgtgtctctctctctctctctctgtctagaCATCACATTACTGTTGTAAGTGAGCATTATCATCGCATAggcaaggttgttcatttccagtcttccatgaaaaatatgtctgagcatggggaaatattatcatgctttgaaacaagtaaaggttggtgacaggaagggtatctggctgtagaaaatttacctcaacatatttcatctgacccatgcaagcaaggaaaagtggatgttaaatgatgatgatgttgatgatgatttaataGCTTCACAtgcatgtttccacagaagattggtAATGAaagatgctcatttacaactattgcatcatgtcaggacaaggagacacatacacacacatatgataggtttctttcagttttggtcaaccaaattcactcacaatactttggtgAACCCATGacaagagtagaagacactttcttaaggtgtcacatagtggggctggacccaaaaccatgttgttaggaagcaaacttcttaaccatacagcccaTATACCTGTACTCACCTCTAATATATACAATAGCTTATGAcccataaaacaatatatttttcagataCCATTTGATCTactctttaataaaaaaaaattttgtcaacATGAGCAAATATCTAAATATTCCTCTAATAACAATGAATAACAGCATTGAGTTATTTCATTGTAAAGATTGAAAAACTGACTCTCATCACCcaacaaaaaaaactataataattgcattccaaagaagaattattcccaataaattaaaaaagaaagtgaacaaaacatACGTGAGAAAAGCAAATAACGGGCGAGTTGGTTGTTGACATCTACAAATGATTGCTTAATAACTTCCTCCAGATCATCAGTTTGGTTCAACCAAAACAAAATGCTCTTCTTCATCTTTTGATTGACAAAATCAACAGCTTCTGTACCCGCATGTCCATCAAACATTCCAAAATAGAGAAGATTGGGAGAAAGTTCTTCAACAGCATAGCGATCTTCATTAACTTTACGCCGTCCTAACAGTGTAGCACTTCCAATTTCTGTCAATGGAATTTTGGGAATAATCTTGCCTCGTTCAATACTTTCTTCATAGTGAATTGGTAACTCAAGACGACTATTCCAACAGCCAAGTGTGTCAAAGTTAATTCCAGCTTGTCGACTACCTTTGTTCTCAGGATCAGATAGAAACCTATAGTTTTTTGAAGAAGTGTGGTAGAGTTTCTGTTTTAATTGAGTTACAGTTGGCTTCTGAGAAATTAAAAGCCATTGAGCCTTGATCAAAGAGGCTAGTTGAGCAGGTTGTCTTGAGATAAGCATCCAAGAAGTTTCAAAATCTGAGTCAAATAGCAGCAATAATTTCTtctaaaatagagagaaaaagaagcatTTTATTAACATACAACTGAAGGctctcttaatatataaaaagaaaaccattttctAAAGATTTTTTTGAGAAAGTAATGGTCTGTTTTGTTTAATCAAGCTCAAATGCGGCTAAATTTGAGTACTATTCATATATCTGAGGCAATACTACTGCACCATATACAAGCAGTTTgtacagcaccaccaccactaactccaccaaaacaaaaacaaaaattatctggCTGAATAATAGGGATTTGTTCACCAACACACTACAACCCCTAGCACACAATTATGCAATTTTTAGTAAATGAGAGAGCTTCAATACTGTCACTCAaactgtaagaaatagcagctaaatagccctcaaatcataccttaccatcttttaaaaaaaaaaggacccattagataatgtagtctaaaATTAGATAAACTATGGTTGAAACAAAGACATAATAATTGTGACAGATATGTATCTGATGAAAGAAACTTCTAAATCAGCTTGAACCTGAAGTTATACACAatcatgttgtttcttttttatgtctcctctactactacaacaatttatttattttttactcctCTTAGCAAGAAAGTCACATCTCATTCCTGCCCAACATCACCTAATTAATACATAGTTTTCATCTCATCTCAAACCTTGAAACTAACAGTTTCCCCAATCTTTCTTCTCAAAACCAGAGCTCTTTGACATTCTCCTTCCACCCACATATTTTCCCCATAGACATCAACTTCTTCAATCTGGGGGTGGTCTGCAGCCCTCATGTTCATGGGTAGAGCCCTTCAATATTCCTCAGGGCTAGTCTCTAATCTAGTCATAAGAAACATACCACAGTTTACACCATCTCTAAAATGGGTAGCCTCTCTGACCCTACCGACTATCAAATCTGTCACCCTCACTTCCAACGATCACAAATACCTTCAATACCATAAGTTTCATGTCTTCTTCAATGAGCACCAACATGGCTTCCATAAACCCAGATCTACATGGAACTCACATTTACATGTCTCTAACTCTTGAGAAACTTAGCAAAAGCAATATCAGCACTTGAAATCAGTAAAGCATTTGTGTTTAGCATGAAAATCTCAGAGCTAAATTAACTGCCTATAGTTTTAACTGTTACCCATCTCTTGAGTTGAAAGCTACCAGTTATATCAAATCCCGTTGCAGCATGCACTGATGGAGTTCTTTCAAACCAAAACTCTATAAACTTGGGCTTGCTCCAAGGTTAGATTATGCTGCGTGTACACTTCTTGTATATTAAATCTAAAACTATAAACTTGGGTCATTTCCACTGTGGAAGAAAGGATGCGATTCTACTTGTCGAACAATGGTTTtgcattttggcacaaggccagcaaatgggttagttaattacattgNNNNNNNNNNNNNNNCAAATCCCGTTGCAGCATGCACTGATGGAGTTCTTTCAAACCAAAACTCTATAAACTTGGGCTTGCTCCAAGGTTAGATTATGCTGCGTGTACACTTCTTGTATATTAAATCTAAAACTATAAACTTGGGTCATTTCCACTGTGGAAGAAAGGATGCGATTCTACTTGTCGAACAATGGTTTtgcattttggcacaaggccagcaaatgggttagttaattacattgaccctattctcaactggaacttattttatcaatcatgaaaggatgaaaggtaaggttgatTTCAGCAGTATTTGAAGTTAGTATGTAAgtaaccagaagaaatgccactaagtattttttctCATGCTCTAAAAAAtatgccagcttgctgccatCTACTAATTGAATAATAAGCAATAGATAGTGTATCATCTCtttgtcttcatttatttttatcttaaagACCCTGATTAGTAGAAGGAGGATATAAGAGACTGAATCAACTTCAGCATATTACTGATACTCAATCCCagaaaatttgaact from Octopus bimaculoides isolate UCB-OBI-ISO-001 chromosome 5, ASM119413v2, whole genome shotgun sequence carries:
- the LOC106867860 gene encoding protein phosphatase 1K, mitochondrial isoform X1, whose amino-acid sequence is MLISRQPAQLASLIKAQWLLISQKPTVTQLKQKLYHTSSKNYRFLSDPENKGSRQAGINFDTLGCWNSRLELPIHYEESIERGKIIPKIPLTEIGSATLLGRRKVNEDRYAVEELSPNLLYFGMFDGHAGTEAVDFVNQKMKKSILFWLNQTDDLEEVIKQSFVDVNNQLARYLLFSRSSNFHCGTTATVCLLKNSVGLVIGHVGDSCAILCRQGKAVRLTQDHDPEVEEEASRIKKCGGFISLNSLGRSHVNGRLAMTRSIGDLDLKPYGVTAKPDILTMEVKHSKDAFLVLASDGLTFVLADQEIVDAVSKCDIPKEAAHLVTDQAMQFGSEDNTTALIIPFGAWGKYQAADTSNQNSFGRQLLGVRYC
- the LOC106867860 gene encoding protein phosphatase 1K, mitochondrial isoform X2, whose protein sequence is MLISRQPAQLASLIKAQWLLISQKPTVTQLKQKLYHTSSKNYRFLSDPENKGSRQAGINFDTLGCWNSRLELPIHYEESIERGKIIPKIPLTEIGSATLLGRRKVNEDRYAVEELSPNLLYFGMFDGHAGTEAVDFVNQKMKKSILFWLNQTDDLEEVIKQSFVDVNNQLARYLLFSRSSNFHCGTTATVCLLKNSVGLVIGHVGDSCAILCRQGKAVRLTQDHDPEVEEEASRIKKCGGFISLNSLGRSHVNGRLAMTRSIGDLDLKPYGVTAKPDILTMENARVTFIQLNTQKMLSWYWHQMGSHLCLQTKKLWMQSVSVTFLRKLLIW